The genomic stretch tgtcactatttttttttttctctagctTGGCTCGCTAGTAATTTCTTCCacatctctcttctttcctcttctcttccttttcctccataactcctctttcttttctctgtatgtttttctctcatctctttcttcttcttctcacttCTTCCTTCCTCTGTATGTTTTCATCTTATAGGCAAAAGATTACTGTAGAAACACTATTCACTTAACAAACTTTCCTCAAATGAATAGTAAAATACTGTGCATGAATAGTAATACATCCGTTTTTCTTCATATGAATAATAATCCATctgatttttctttggatgatAGTAATAAACTATTCATGTGGACCATTCACACAATAGCAATATTATCATTGATATtttggaaaattaatttttacagAATAAGCCATGATATTAACAGTTTTGATAACGAACTCAAAATTCTATTAATCCACCACGTGTattgaagaagaaatcaagatttaacgttTAATTGCTTTTTCGTATGAAGGCTGTCTTGCCTTGGGCATGTAAATCCTTTTAAACTTTGCAATTCACACCAAAAGGAGCGCGTCTACACGCTCTCCTCACACGGCATCAATGATTGTATGGAAGTTAACTCCACGCTCTTCGAGTGCGAGTATCAATTGTCAATCCACTTTCTCACTCCATCATCAACTCTCCGATTCCGATTGACTCAGATACACAACAAAATCCCCAAAACCAACCCACCCCAAAACTCACTGGGCTTTTCAGAATAATACCAACCTCTTTCAATGGCGGACACCACCGCAGAAGTAGAGCAAGAAACACCTCCACCGCCATCATCATGCTACTCGGTGATTCTGAGAATTATGAGCAAAAGGAGAACATGGGTATGTATGTTCGTGCTAGTATACGCCATCCTCCTTACTTCTTCATGGAACTTCCTCAAATCCTTGCTCTCCTGGTACGAATTGCAACCCCAGTCGTCTTCGTCATCGTACGGATGGCCTGCCCTTTACGCCTCGGTGCTTCTGGGGGTGGTTTTCGGGCTGCTTTCGATGTTCGCGGCGCTTGCAGTGATGGTTCCGGCCACTCTGGTGACGTGGATCGCCATCGTGGTTCTGCTGGCCTTCTTCGGGAAGCCGAGGAGGGCGTTGGTGGTGGAAGGGAGGAAGATTACGAGAGAGATTGTTGGGATTGTGATGAGGATTTTGTTGAAGGAGGGGAACTTGGTGGCTGCTGGTTGTGCTGTTTTGGGGTATTTTGCACTTTTTAGGAGGAATGGGAATGAGGTGATTGACTGATTTGGTTGTTGAGGTTTTGGATTTTGGTAAAGTTCTCTGCTTTCCCTATCTCCTCCCCCAATTTGAAGCCATTGTTTTGTAACTTTGTAtgctatttttattattttactttcaaCATCTCAGATTAGAAAGGGTAAAAATCTGACTCCCTCCCTGTGTTTTGATTTTAGTTTGGTATCTGACTGTTatttggtgtgtgtgtgtgtgtgtgtgtgtgtctgtatCATATATCCTTCCCAAATTTAGCAACTTTATGGCCAAATATATAACACAGAATTGGAGGTGTCAGTGTTATTGTGCGTGATGATGCCGGGGTTTTTGCAGCCGCAATGTGCAGAAATTTTCAAGATGTCTTCTCTCCGTTGCAGGTGGAAGCCATGGCGATTAGAGGACCTTTTCGATTGAATGTGATTCACTTGAGATTGTTTTGGCGTTGAGGACCCATTGGTTAACCTGTATCCGATGGGGCAGATTATCGAAGACACGAAGTCCTTG from Pyrus communis chromosome 7, drPyrComm1.1, whole genome shotgun sequence encodes the following:
- the LOC137739973 gene encoding uncharacterized protein, translating into MADTTAEVEQETPPPPSSCYSVILRIMSKRRTWVCMFVLVYAILLTSSWNFLKSLLSWYELQPQSSSSSYGWPALYASVLLGVVFGLLSMFAALAVMVPATLVTWIAIVVLLAFFGKPRRALVVEGRKITREIVGIVMRILLKEGNLVAAGCAVLGYFALFRRNGNEVID